The Juglans regia cultivar Chandler chromosome 1, Walnut 2.0, whole genome shotgun sequence nucleotide sequence aacccaaaaaataaattacaatccTTTAAAATTTTCGAAAATCTCAATATACCTAAAAatgtctttctttaatttttttcctatagttcagaaattttatataatttctatacattatttatttttaaggatgtgatctcatcaaaattaaattaaaactaagtttagaaaaaataataaacttattaatatggatctcttttttttgttatacaatattatacttcttaatatggaatccaaaatgaaaatataagaaatatcatttaaggttgatgatgtacatgaaaaatagtttagaggttttatcctctagacttcattgagtaaaaaaaaaaattatttaaggtcttaattataacattatatgcttaatgtgatatgaaaatatatagattttgcATGAAACTTGATAAACTAACTTATATACTATAATGAAAGATGACCTTTAAAAAGATCACTTAATAGtttctatgaagaaaataaattctaaatattttattataaaaataataatagattaatattatttcatgaaacattatcgtcagaaatttaaaacatatattaagttgtgttttttaaaattttatttttatatatatgtaacaaattattgagattatatatagttatatttttatgatttttcagtttctttttattttatataaatgtgtcGCACAACAGAAAAGTTAGCCCTCCCTTAAATAAGTTCTGGTTCCGCCACTGCCCATGACTGCTCATTCAGAAGCGGGGGCGCCGGGCCTCCCAATGCGCATTTCGTATAGATTAGTAATTCTTAAAGTTTATTTATGCAAATATCCTTTTGGGATCGTCACTCCAAAGTTTGACGTAATCCAATAATTATTGAATGCGTATGGGTTGTGAACTCATACAtgtttaaagaaataattatcgAGATAAAATGCTTGGTGTACATGTTCAAAGGATTAATCGAGAGATAGTCAAATacacttgtaaaaaaaagtgagagagagagagagagagagagagagagtgatatGGTTGTGACTGGAATTGCATTTTAGGTGTCAAAATGATGTCACCCATGGTATTCAAAGTCAAGTCTTGTCCATCAACATAAACTTTGCTGGGCGGAATGAAGACCCACTGGGGCTTGTTTTGCATTAAATCGTGCACGACCCAGGATCAGTCATAAGGGGGCCCTTAAGCAAAATGCTAAAGCAACCATTGATCTGTACTGTGTATTTACTTGAGCATGGTCGACAAGTTCAACAAGTTCACTATTTTGATGAGAGTAAAGATAACAATAATAAGGATAATGCTTTCAAATACTaagaaaaagaagttaaaaGAGGACATCCTGTTACACCCCCATGATGGAGAGTGAAGATTAGGACCCGTTTGGATACAGTCACATCATCTCAgctaattttaactaataatctcactactattcacaagctatctcattttatctcgctaaaagaaaaactaatggtgatttttggttttaaatcttatcatttttttttatcacacttGATGACATGACATATGGCAATTGTATGATGATAATGAcagattcaaatttaaaaacaattaggCTATAAAAGTAGTCTGTTTTTTCATCTTTACCAAAGGATTGCAGGCAGACAGCAACATTTAGAAGCATAAATATATGCATCGGTTGCAAAAAGTGAATGAACAACTGCTGAACCTACGAAGTGCCCCATGGGTGGTTGGATACCAAAAAGCAAAAGATTCTTTCGGTTTGATTCATAAATGCCGATGGAACAGAACCAACATCCCTCTTCCTCTACTCCATCCTCCATAAATGCTACATTAAAAGCTTCAGATTTCTCCTCGTGAGCTTCTTTCACGATTCTTGTAGCTTCTCAAATTAATGCTCCAACCTCCCTTTGTTGTTGGGTAGTTGGAAATTTTAAATGCAACTCCTTCAATGCTACCATCGCCAGCCCTCTATTTTTGTTGCATATCGGGGACTACCTTCTTTaagacatctctctctctctctctctctcgtacaTATATAGGATCATCACCACCCTCACAAAGCATTGTCCTCACTCGTGTTTAGAGCTAGCCAGCCACTCTCACTGCCACATAAgaagaatttcattttcttcatatGATCTCAAGACTACCCTTTTAAGTTTTTGTCTTGTTAACCTGTAGAAGAACTAACATTTTGATCTATGTTTAGggtttatatatgttttgttattGCAGATGTGCAGAAGTACTGTTGCTGAGAGTAAACATGGTGATTCATGGGAGATCAATGGATCCGTTTAACGGGATATTGGTCCGGTTCAATAAGAAAGCCGTGCTCAAAATGTTTTGGGTGCTGCTTTTTGATTGAGCCGTGCCAATATCACGTTCCGCTGCTCCCAAATCCTCATATCTCTTATCAAGAATGCGAAGCGCCAGACAGACCTTGCTACTTCTGATCTCTTGTCCTGCTTCTCGGTTGGGGATCGAATTAATTGAAGGTGATTAAGTCATGTTTcaatattctttcctttttccttctaTCTTTATAACTCGATCGGCCATATATACCATTTTTTTGTCAATGATCGATCTTCATGGATTGAGGTACTTATTAATTAAGAGTACTACTCTCTATGCAAGATATGTCGAACGCTAGGTCTTTATCATGGGGATATATGGTCCTAGCAACTTAAAATTAGTTcattttagaagaagaagaagaaggctgCTGCATGGGGAACTCATCCTCAATAGTCTTTTATATCTCAAAGAAGGCGGCGTCTGCGTCCTACGTACTGCAAATAGACTTGATTTCCTGCTCATCTTGTTCACCTGCATGCCTACTGTCATTTATATATGGGAAGTTGTTCAAGGAAATCAATTTACGTAAATCCATTTGTTCCTCCTTAATTTACGTATGTGTTTAGTTTTAACTAAAAGCTTCATGATTAACGTATGTCTTCCTGTACGATGTAATGATGATTTTCCATTGAAGTAATGACAAAGTATAAACTAAACTCCATATTATTGAGTAAACTTCTTACATATACTAATCTCTACCACTAATATCTTGGATTCTTGGCCATGTTTCTAAGATAACTTGCATGTTCTTCACAttaaattacaatatttatatctGTTTCCCTTTCATTTGAAGATGTATTACAATGCCGGAAATCATAGACAAATGGAGGTCTAAGTTATCAGGAGTAAATTAAACGAGCTGAGACACTATGTACTGTACGTAGAACTTTGGAAAGAGATCACTGAGAGAGTACTTTCTTCAAATTCATCATGAATTcttgaaaaacagaaaataaaaaactaaaacggCAGGAAGGAAGGTGGTGAGCAAAACCACcaaagattttatatttattaggaGCTTGACAGCCATGGGAACTGTTAACTTACAAAATGGCCCTCCAAGCATCAAAGAATGTGTGGTAATCGTCCCTTCCCTTCCTTTTTCAGGCTGCTACTATGGTCAATCTCCTCTCTTAAAATGCAGAATGTCCATGCAGCTAgccccccctcccctctctctctctctctctctctctctctctctctctctctctcttcgtgtAAATAACATACTCTCTATACTCACACCAAAATacagataagaaaaaaaatggacgGTTGCTTCACTACTACCCTAGCTGCTTATAATCCTCCTGAGTTTGGAAGTAATCCAAGCTACATGCCTCTCAAAAAGAAGCACTCCACAAAGCATTTTCACCTTCCCCACAACGCCGATGAACCTCCTTAATCCTGTCAGCAGACCTGCAAATCCCACTGCAGCTCCAATCAAATGAAGCCACACAGATGTTGCCTGCCTGGGCCTTCCACTCGCAATCTGCAGCAGTaagttcataagaaatttaaacttaaaGATCCAATCGTGTTCTCAGAGTCAGTCTGAGtcagtaacaaaaataaataaataaaaggcaGTGCCTTCTCCATAGATGAAGAAGATGGTTACCCAGATCAGGAGAATGAAAGCCAATACGCCATTTGACTATTTATAAACACCATTGCTTTTCATAAACATatcatttataacattttaatatggAAGCCACCATACAGACTATTGGACATTATAGATATTATTGGAAATCACAAGTAGAAATTGACGAGTGATAGGAGTAAACCACAATCAAGGTAAATCTCACCAAGTAGTGAATCTGGTAGTTGAGTATAGATGTCACTATCGCAGACAAACATAGTGATATGTTTACCATTCAATTCAATAGGGGTCCATCACAAGGTATCTTTATTGAGTAGTATTACATGTACatatacttttacttataattttacttataagactcatttgttagttttcttttgaaattcaaattttgaattttaaatttcataattttcagtaTATCATTAactttgttagttttcttttgaaattcaaattttaaattttaaatttcataatttttaacatatcattAACTAACATATGGAGAAGTAAGAAGTTTtttacatttagcatttttctttattagttGTGCAGAATATATTTTCTAGGACCCTACGTGATAAGTTCCTCCTACCTTCTATAgacattaaacataaaaaatcatggAACTTCATTCAGCCAATTCAATTTTTGTCGTTAAGTACCGCATCTCTTCCAAGACATGATGGACTTTCCCCGTGCTAGACATGAACTTGTGAATTACTAATTTCTTCAGGTAGAGAGTAATTTCAGTTCACAAGACTACATATATATTCGTAAATTAATTCATAGACTTTAAGAAAGTAGGACTTTACCAGGTGGAGTGCCACAACATAGTCTCCGATCATCGATGTGCTCCACATCAAGGCCAATAAACCATGATCCCAGCGAGACATCTTCGTTAGCGTACTTGTGTAGAACATGCCTGAAATAATTATGTGACAACCAACGTTAGTGCAAGAAAGAAAGCCAACAACCATCATATCCACGTATTAGCGTCTATTTCAAGTAAGGATATGTGATCTTACTGGTTTATCGATATGTATGCGGCCAGATCTCTAGAAATAGCATACAGCTGTCCTGTAGCATGCCGGAAATATTTGTTCCCTGCCTCACCAAATTTCCAATACTCAGGTTCATGGTATCTCACTCCCCTGTATGATAAAATGGgaagttaataaaatattcttctaattaataaataaataaaatggtggTAAGAAACTAGAAGGTAATTAGTTAATTATCAATCCATAAGAAAGAAGGACCCCGGGGAGAGCCTCACTTTTGATTAAGGACAGGACCAGATTTCATGCATCCAATATATACCCGTGGTTTTGATCGATGTCTAACTAGAGTCTCTCCAAGTGTTGCTGCAGAAATTTGAAATGAGTTGGAGTCAATGTAATATAATAAAGAGTAACATATAAAAACAAGCTGCAGAATTACTTAGCAATAGAAATCAACGCTGATCAATATCAAGTCCTTTGAGGCATCAATAGGGCTTGATATTGTTCCAAAGGTGAAAATTTATCACAAATTAAGGTCATTGCTTGAAATAATGATTGCAAACCTCGGATTGAGTTGCAGTTCTCAAACAAAGAATACAAATTTGAATGATTCTAATGGAGTATGGCACCCACAAGGTTATTGTAGTAAAGAAAGAATTGACTCACCTATATTTACATGGACATCATCATCAACTTTGATGTAGAAATCTGCATCCCACAAAGCGACAGCAGTAGAAAAATATGCCTTTGTCTTGGCAGACAATTCCAGGTAACCTTCTACATGGTCCTGATCACATTTATTACAGATGTAAAGTcaaatgaaattttctttttacataattaatacGATAAAAACGTCTTTTTAAGTGGTAATACTTTAGACAAAAAAAACATGGAACGACAAGATATGAATGTATTACCAGCCTCAGTAAATCTCCATGCTTTCTGTCCTCTGCTTCAATAGCTCTGTCTAGAATACCCCCTGATGTGGCACtaaataatgacaaaaaatgttaaattgatcATCCATACATAATGTCTGAATTTCTTAGGGTTTTATAATGTCTATAACCAGTTGGAAAAAGAAGCCAATGCAGGCAAAATTGTCCTGGATGCAAGTTTTAGCTGATAGATTAATATTGTCATCATATAGAATTTCTGAACTACTCGCAGGAAAAAATTGTATCCAGAAACAGTTTGCACGAAACAGTAGTGAACAGAGATTGACTTGGGAGATCATACACTTTTGTTTCCAAGAGATAGACTTATATTTCTGCCTCCGAAGGGAAAGAAGATAAAGATTAAGATCTAAGATTGCCTGGAGACCTTACAGAAGGACATACATGAGTGAATAATCTGGTTGTGCATAGAAAGAGTATCCAGTAAAGAGTTTGTAAGAAAGAGGATCAGATTGTAACTGGGCAAGCAACTCAGATAAGCATTAGCACCCATCAGCTCTTATAGAAGAAGAAGCCTACGGTTTTTTAATCAGGAAGTTAATTACATGGATTTTCTGCCTATCAATTTAAAAGCTAAGCTGCTGTAGCAATTAACTTGTGAtctaaagaaattaaagaatatatatctaATTCTTTTCCAAACAACTTGCTCAATGATTTACAGTACCTTATTCGACAAACATGTGCAGGCATGCCTAATAACCTAGACCGTCCAAATACAGTATCCACTTATCCACCTTTAGCATCAAAAGAGAATTAATACCCACCTATGACCAATGACAAAACGAACAATAATGCCCTTTTCTTCCTCCagcttctttctcttctcacCTAATTCAGTTTTTTTCAATAGACGGATCATCACAAACGAACCCAAATAAGCAATCAGAATGGCAAAAGAATACTCCAGATAAGCTAGGAGGAAGAAAgcaggaaataaaaaatatgaacctTGTGGCATCCATGTTGCACGAACTGAATCTCTTCTCTTTCGGCTGCTAAAAGCAGTATTAATTCCTATTACCATTAGATACCTTCTTTTCCCAGATGATTTCTTCTTCATTACATCTTGTGATAAAGGAGAGCCACTTCGTATAGACTCCTGAGCTGCCCTTGCAGCAGCTAATTCCATCTCTAAGTTTGATATAGTCTTGTCTAATGTCCTATGTTCAACATACAATTACGTGTTATATTCAAAACACT carries:
- the LOC118344277 gene encoding probable beta-1,3-galactosyltransferase 2, producing MSWKSRGEQSSRSVVSQKWALLLCLGCFCAGMLFTNRMWAVPEHKGFMRTTAMEAEKLKLISEGCDPKALRLKEVKHESKDIMGEVFKTHNAIQTLDKTISNLEMELAAARAAQESIRSGSPLSQDVMKKKSSGKRRYLMVIGINTAFSSRKRRDSVRATWMPQGEKRKKLEEEKGIIVRFVIGHSATSGGILDRAIEAEDRKHGDLLRLDHVEGYLELSAKTKAYFSTAVALWDADFYIKVDDDVHVNIATLGETLVRHRSKPRVYIGCMKSGPVLNQKGVRYHEPEYWKFGEAGNKYFRHATGQLYAISRDLAAYISINQHVLHKYANEDVSLGSWFIGLDVEHIDDRRLCCGTPPDCEWKAQAGNICVASFDWSCSGICRSADRIKEVHRRCGEGENALWSASF